In the genome of Magnolia sinica isolate HGM2019 chromosome 2, MsV1, whole genome shotgun sequence, one region contains:
- the LOC131236783 gene encoding nucleolar complex-associated protein 2 isoform X1, whose protein sequence is MGSKSKKPRKRTAKRDPIDSEGEEDSIDEMPAVSLSDVDDESGTDKSESMLEENVPQTQQKAIEHMKQLQRLEEKDPEFYQFLKDYDKELLEFDDVDFNEDAKTELDEPEDSEPHVTAEKVQKSSEKVITTTMVNTWCNAVREKSSLRAVRTLMRAFRTACHYGDDTEDEPSIKFRIMSSSVFNKIMLFVLSEMDEVLRGLLKMPSSGGKKETIMNLANTKGWKTYGHIVKSYLANSLHVLNQMTDSQMISFTLRRLRYSAVFLAAFPSLLRKYIQVALHFWGTGGGALPVVSFLFLRDICIRLGSDCLDTCLKGIYKAYVMNCQHVNASRLQHIQFLGNCVIELYGVDTSSAYQQAFSFIRQMGMILRDALTIKTKEAFRKVYEWKYMNCLELWTGVICAYSSETDIKPLAYPLTQIISGVARLVPTARYFPLRLRCARMLNRIAAATGSFVPVSLPLLDMLVMKELNRPPSGGVGKAIDLRTTLKVSKPALKTRAFQEACVFSVVEELAEHLAQWSYSVAFFELSFIPLVRLRSFCKATKVERFRREIKQLIRQVEANSEFTNARRMNITFSPNDPAIASFLKAEKESGASPLSQHIAILRARARERNDSMVESSILVGADSSVFGSKVKEIDEEDDTENPKVGAAAFSSSWLPGNDKATIKKSKSSKRQHQKQLEVGPDEDVVEDLVLSSDEDEPVNDYSLSTDEGHEVENSPLKQNSKKRKHFPPKQNSKKQKPPAALPKKKRGRPHMKKPKKIVN, encoded by the exons ATGGGTAGTAAAAGCAAGAAGCCTCGCAAGAGGACTGCCAAACGCGACCCAATCGATTCCGAG GGCGAGGAAGACTCGATTGATGAGATGCCGGCCGTTTCTTTGTCTGATGTCGATGACGAGTCAGGTA CAGATAAAAGCGAAAGCATGTTGGAAGAGAATGTGCCACAGACCCAACAGAAGGCGATAGAGCATATGAAGCAATTACAGAGACTCGAGGAGAAG GACCCAGAATTCTATCAGTTCTTGAAAGATTACGATAAGGAGCTTCTGGAATTCGATGACGTAGACTTCAAT GAAGATGCCAAGACTGAACTGGATGAACCCGAAGATTCAGAACCTCATGTTACTGCAGAGAAGGTACAAAAGTCATCGGAGAAAGTTATTACAACGACGATGGTTAATACGTGGTGCAATGCAGTTCGAGAAAAGTCTAGTCTTAGGGCGGTTCGTACTCTCATGCGGGCTTTCCGGACTGCATGCCATTATGGAGATGATACTGAAGACGAACCTTCCATAAAGTTTAGGATCATGTCTAGTAGTGTCTTCAATAAAATAATGTTGTTCGTTTTAAGTGAAATGGATGAGGTTCTTCGCGGGTTGCTTAAAATGCCCAGCTCTggaggaaagaaagaaacaataaTGAATCTGGCGAACACAAAAGGTTGGAAAACTTATGGCCATATAGTGAAGTCATATCTTGCAAATTCACTCCATGTATTGAACCAAATGACTGATAGTCAGATGATCTCATTCACATTACGGCGTCTTAGATATTCAGCTGTGTTTTTGGCCGCATTCCCGAGCCTACTAAGGAAGTACATTCAG GTTGCACTTCACTTCTGGGGTACTGGAGGAGGTGCCCTGCCCGTTGTTTCATTCCTATTTCTAAGAGACATCTGCATTCGTCTTGGTTCGGATTGTCTGGATACATGCTTGAAAGGCATATACAAGGCCTATGTTATGAATTGCCAGCATGTGAATGCATCGAGGTTGCAGCATATCCAGTTCCTTGGGAACTGTGTCATCGAACTTTATGGAGTGGACACATCGAGTGCGTATCAACAAGCCTTCAGTTTCATAAGACAGATGGGGATGATATTAAGAGATGCTCTTACCATAAAGACCAAG GAAGCTTTTAGGAAGGTTTATGAATGGAAGTACATGAACTGCCTCGAGCTCTGGACTGGAGTGATCTGTGCCTACAGCTCCGAAACTGATATCAAACCCCTTGCATACCCACTGACCCAAATAATCTCTGGGGTTGCCCGTTTGGTTCCAACTGCGCGGTACTTCCCACTTAGGTTGCGGTGTGCCAGAATGCTCAACCGCATTGCTGCTGCGACTGGTTCTTTTGTCCCTGTTTCTTTGCCCCTTCTGGATATGCTGGTGATGAAAGAACTGAACAGACCCCCTTCTGGAGGCGTTGGGAAAGCAATTGATTTGCGTACAACATTGAAG GTTAGCAAGCCAGCATTGAAGACACGTGCATTTCAGGAGGCATGTGTGTTTTCTGTGGTTGAAGAGCTTGCTGAGCACCTAGCTCAGTGGAGTTATTCTGTTGCTTTCTTTGAGCTGTCATTTATTCCACTTGTGCGGTTGCGGAGCTTTTGTAAAGCTACCAAGGTTGAGAGATTCCGCAGAGAAATAAAGCAGCTCATTCGTCAG GTGGAGGCCAATTCTGAGTTTACAAATGCACGTCGTATGAATATTACATTTTCACCGAATGATCCTGCCATAGCATCATTCCTCAAG GCTGAAAAGGAGTCAGGAGCAAGCCCTTTGTCGCAACACATTGCCATACTACGTGCAAGAGCACGAGAAAGGAATGACTCAATGGTGGAATCGAG TATTCTTGTTGGGGCAGACTCCTCCGTGTTCGGCAGCAAGGTGAAAGAAATCGACGAAGAAGATGATACTGAGAACCCAAAAGTAGGGGCTGCTGCCTTTAGCTCATCCTGGTTACCTGGAAATGACAA GGCTACTATTAAGAAGTCTAAAAGTTCGAAACGGCAGCATCAGAAGCAGCTTGAGGTGGGTCCTGATGAGGATGTGGTGGAGGACTTGGTCCTAAGTTCAGATGAAGATGAGCCTGTTAATGACTACTCTCTGTCCACCGATGAGGGGCATGAAGTGGAAAATTCACCTCTAAAACAAAATAGCAAGAAACGGAAACATTTTCCTCCAAAACAGAATAGCAAGAAACAGAAACCACCTGCAGCTTTGCCAAAAAAGAAGAGAGGACGGCCACATATGAAGAAACCAAAGAAAATTGTGAATTGA
- the LOC131236783 gene encoding nucleolar complex-associated protein 2 isoform X2, whose product MGSKSKKPRKRTAKRDPIDSEGEEDSIDEMPAVSLSDVDDESDKSESMLEENVPQTQQKAIEHMKQLQRLEEKDPEFYQFLKDYDKELLEFDDVDFNEDAKTELDEPEDSEPHVTAEKVQKSSEKVITTTMVNTWCNAVREKSSLRAVRTLMRAFRTACHYGDDTEDEPSIKFRIMSSSVFNKIMLFVLSEMDEVLRGLLKMPSSGGKKETIMNLANTKGWKTYGHIVKSYLANSLHVLNQMTDSQMISFTLRRLRYSAVFLAAFPSLLRKYIQVALHFWGTGGGALPVVSFLFLRDICIRLGSDCLDTCLKGIYKAYVMNCQHVNASRLQHIQFLGNCVIELYGVDTSSAYQQAFSFIRQMGMILRDALTIKTKEAFRKVYEWKYMNCLELWTGVICAYSSETDIKPLAYPLTQIISGVARLVPTARYFPLRLRCARMLNRIAAATGSFVPVSLPLLDMLVMKELNRPPSGGVGKAIDLRTTLKVSKPALKTRAFQEACVFSVVEELAEHLAQWSYSVAFFELSFIPLVRLRSFCKATKVERFRREIKQLIRQVEANSEFTNARRMNITFSPNDPAIASFLKAEKESGASPLSQHIAILRARARERNDSMVESSILVGADSSVFGSKVKEIDEEDDTENPKVGAAAFSSSWLPGNDKATIKKSKSSKRQHQKQLEVGPDEDVVEDLVLSSDEDEPVNDYSLSTDEGHEVENSPLKQNSKKRKHFPPKQNSKKQKPPAALPKKKRGRPHMKKPKKIVN is encoded by the exons ATGGGTAGTAAAAGCAAGAAGCCTCGCAAGAGGACTGCCAAACGCGACCCAATCGATTCCGAG GGCGAGGAAGACTCGATTGATGAGATGCCGGCCGTTTCTTTGTCTGATGTCGATGACGAGTCAG ATAAAAGCGAAAGCATGTTGGAAGAGAATGTGCCACAGACCCAACAGAAGGCGATAGAGCATATGAAGCAATTACAGAGACTCGAGGAGAAG GACCCAGAATTCTATCAGTTCTTGAAAGATTACGATAAGGAGCTTCTGGAATTCGATGACGTAGACTTCAAT GAAGATGCCAAGACTGAACTGGATGAACCCGAAGATTCAGAACCTCATGTTACTGCAGAGAAGGTACAAAAGTCATCGGAGAAAGTTATTACAACGACGATGGTTAATACGTGGTGCAATGCAGTTCGAGAAAAGTCTAGTCTTAGGGCGGTTCGTACTCTCATGCGGGCTTTCCGGACTGCATGCCATTATGGAGATGATACTGAAGACGAACCTTCCATAAAGTTTAGGATCATGTCTAGTAGTGTCTTCAATAAAATAATGTTGTTCGTTTTAAGTGAAATGGATGAGGTTCTTCGCGGGTTGCTTAAAATGCCCAGCTCTggaggaaagaaagaaacaataaTGAATCTGGCGAACACAAAAGGTTGGAAAACTTATGGCCATATAGTGAAGTCATATCTTGCAAATTCACTCCATGTATTGAACCAAATGACTGATAGTCAGATGATCTCATTCACATTACGGCGTCTTAGATATTCAGCTGTGTTTTTGGCCGCATTCCCGAGCCTACTAAGGAAGTACATTCAG GTTGCACTTCACTTCTGGGGTACTGGAGGAGGTGCCCTGCCCGTTGTTTCATTCCTATTTCTAAGAGACATCTGCATTCGTCTTGGTTCGGATTGTCTGGATACATGCTTGAAAGGCATATACAAGGCCTATGTTATGAATTGCCAGCATGTGAATGCATCGAGGTTGCAGCATATCCAGTTCCTTGGGAACTGTGTCATCGAACTTTATGGAGTGGACACATCGAGTGCGTATCAACAAGCCTTCAGTTTCATAAGACAGATGGGGATGATATTAAGAGATGCTCTTACCATAAAGACCAAG GAAGCTTTTAGGAAGGTTTATGAATGGAAGTACATGAACTGCCTCGAGCTCTGGACTGGAGTGATCTGTGCCTACAGCTCCGAAACTGATATCAAACCCCTTGCATACCCACTGACCCAAATAATCTCTGGGGTTGCCCGTTTGGTTCCAACTGCGCGGTACTTCCCACTTAGGTTGCGGTGTGCCAGAATGCTCAACCGCATTGCTGCTGCGACTGGTTCTTTTGTCCCTGTTTCTTTGCCCCTTCTGGATATGCTGGTGATGAAAGAACTGAACAGACCCCCTTCTGGAGGCGTTGGGAAAGCAATTGATTTGCGTACAACATTGAAG GTTAGCAAGCCAGCATTGAAGACACGTGCATTTCAGGAGGCATGTGTGTTTTCTGTGGTTGAAGAGCTTGCTGAGCACCTAGCTCAGTGGAGTTATTCTGTTGCTTTCTTTGAGCTGTCATTTATTCCACTTGTGCGGTTGCGGAGCTTTTGTAAAGCTACCAAGGTTGAGAGATTCCGCAGAGAAATAAAGCAGCTCATTCGTCAG GTGGAGGCCAATTCTGAGTTTACAAATGCACGTCGTATGAATATTACATTTTCACCGAATGATCCTGCCATAGCATCATTCCTCAAG GCTGAAAAGGAGTCAGGAGCAAGCCCTTTGTCGCAACACATTGCCATACTACGTGCAAGAGCACGAGAAAGGAATGACTCAATGGTGGAATCGAG TATTCTTGTTGGGGCAGACTCCTCCGTGTTCGGCAGCAAGGTGAAAGAAATCGACGAAGAAGATGATACTGAGAACCCAAAAGTAGGGGCTGCTGCCTTTAGCTCATCCTGGTTACCTGGAAATGACAA GGCTACTATTAAGAAGTCTAAAAGTTCGAAACGGCAGCATCAGAAGCAGCTTGAGGTGGGTCCTGATGAGGATGTGGTGGAGGACTTGGTCCTAAGTTCAGATGAAGATGAGCCTGTTAATGACTACTCTCTGTCCACCGATGAGGGGCATGAAGTGGAAAATTCACCTCTAAAACAAAATAGCAAGAAACGGAAACATTTTCCTCCAAAACAGAATAGCAAGAAACAGAAACCACCTGCAGCTTTGCCAAAAAAGAAGAGAGGACGGCCACATATGAAGAAACCAAAGAAAATTGTGAATTGA